In Microbulbifer elongatus, the DNA window TTCCATCTCGCGCAGGTAGCGCAAGCGGTCTTCCAGGGTACGCAACTGGGTGTCATCCAGTTCACCGGTGACCTCCTTCCGGTAGCGGGCGATAAATGGCACCGTGGCGCCCTCGTCCAGCAGTCCTACGGCGGCGGCCACCTGTTGTGGGCGCACGTTCAGTTCTTCGGCGATACGGGCGTTGATATCCAACATCTTGTTATCTACTTCCTCGGAGAGTCATTAACAGAGAGTCACTTACACAGAGTCATTGGTGTTACACAAAGTCGACGGCAGTGCCGGCCGGGTAAAAGGGCGGCCATTATGGGCCATGCAGCGCCACTGACCAAGATTGAAAACCGTGCCGTTTTACTCTTGCCACCACCGGCGCAAAATTGCGCACAGTGGTCATTTGCGGTCAAGCGCATTCTGCTGCGACGACTGGTTTCTGTGAACAGTTCCAAAGTTGTGCAAGCCCTGTAGAATGGCCAGCTAGTTAAATTTTGATCAGCGGAATTGCCTGTGAATCCTTCGAACAAAAGCACCAGCAAAAATAAAATCTTGGGAATCGTTGTCGCGGTGGGGGCGGCCGCCGTGGCTGCCGTGATCCTGCTTGCCCCCAAACCTGAGGAAAAGTTGCTGAAGCGGCGTTGCCGCCGGTGGCCGACGTGGTGTATGCCAACCCCGGCCGTCAGACCCTACTGGTACCCAGTCAGGGCTCGGTGCGTGCCCGTCACGAGATTGAGGTGGTGGCGCGGGTGGGCGGTGTCATCGAGAGTGTGAACGACGCGTTTGTCCCCGGTGGCTTCTTTCAGCAGGGCGATTCCCTGATCCAGATTGAGGCCGCGGATTACCGCCATGCCCTGACCCGCGCCGAGTCCCAGGTGGCCAATGCCGCCGCGACCCTGGCGCAGGAGCAGGGGATGGCCAAACAGGCCAAGCGGGAGTGGCGCGATCTGGGCACCAAAACCGCAAATAACCTGTTTCTGCGCAAACCGCAGCTGGCCGCGGCGGAGGCCGGTCTGGCCGCGGCAAAAGCCGATCGCGACCAGGCCAAGCTCAATCTTGAGCGCACCGCAGTGAAGGCGCCGTTTGCCGGCCGTGTGGTAGAGACCCTGGTGGATATCGGCCAGTACATCACCCCGGGTACCAGACTGGCCCGTATTCACAGCACCGGGGTGGCGGAAGTGCGCCTGCCGCTCACCGACCATCAGTTGTCCCTGCTGGAGTTGCCCCTAGGGAGCGCCATTGAAAATGGCCCGGCGGTGCGGGTTACCGCAAGTCTCGCGGGTAAGGCGCGGGAATGGCGCGGCCAGATTGTGCGCACTGAGGCCGCCATCGATCCCAATAGCCGCTTCGTGTACGCGGTCGCCCAGATCCAGAACCCCTACGCCGGCGAAGCGCCGCTGATCAACGGTCTGTTCGTAGAAGCGCAGATTGCCGGTAAGACCTACGACGACATCAGTGTGCTGCCCCGTCAGGCCCTCCACGAAGGTGGTCATATACTGGTGCTCAACGAGGAGAACCAGCTGGGATTCCGCGATATGGACCTGCTGCAGGCGGTGGGTGAAGAGGTTTGGTTGCGCGGAGATCTGGCACCTGGAGAAAAGGTGGTGGTTTCCAGCCTCGGCTATTCCCGCGAAGGCATGGTGCTGACTCCGAATCCTCTGAACGAAAAGCCATCCGGGCTGCTGCTCGGTGAGCAGGGGGACGATGACGGGGCGGACGGCGCCAGCGAGCAGGACGATGAACCGGCGGCTGAAGCCGGCAGCACCACGGTTTCGGCGCAGGGGGCCTACTGATCATGCAAGGCATCATTGGATGGTTTGTCCGCAACAGCAAGGCCGCCAACCTGTTGATGATCATGATCATCATCGGCGGCCTGTTTGGTATTTCCCACGTGGGCCGCGAGGTATTCCCGGCGATCAACCCGGGCATCGTCAAGGTCGATATCAGTTATCCCGGCGCGGGCCCTGCCGAGGTTGAGCAGCAGGTCACCCTGCGGGTGGAGCAGGCAATTGCGGAAGTGAAAGGCATCAAGGAGATCAACTCCTGGTCTGCCCGCAGCCACAGCACCGTGCGCATCGAGGCCCAGGAGGGCTACGACGAGCTGCGCCTGCTGAACGACATCAAGGTGCAGGTGGACTCCATCAGCACCTTCCCCTCGGACATCGAGCGCCCGGTGATCGCGCTGGAGGAGTGGGAACAGCAGATGATGATGATCGCCATCGGCGGTCCGGTTTCCGACCGTCAGCTGAAGCAGACCGCGCTGGACCTGCGCGACAAGCTGATGTTGCTGCCCGGTGTGCGCCGGGTGGACGTGTGGGGGGACCGCGCGGATGAAGTCTCCATCGAGGTATCCGAGGTCAATCTGCGCCGTTACAACCTGACCTTTGACGACGTGGCCACTGCGGTGCGCCGCTCCTCTCTCGACCTGCCGGCGGGCCGTGTGCGCTCAGACCGCGGCGATATTCAGGTGCAGACCCGCGGTCAGGCCTATACCCAGTCTGATTTCGAGCGCATTCCGCTGTTGAGCCGTGCCGACGGTACCCAGCTGCTGCTGGGTGACGTGGCCACCGTCAACGACGGTTTTGAGGAAGAGGGCTCGATCATCCGCTTTAACGGCGAGTCGGCGATGAACCTGCGGGTAATGCAGGGTGAGCCACTGGACGTGGTGGCTACCGCTGAAGCGATCCGCGAGTTTATGAAAGAAGCCCGGGAAACCCTGCCGCCGGGGATGGAGTTTGAAACCTGGTTCGACTTCTCGGAAGCCTATGAAAGCCGCATGAGCATGCTGTTCTGGAATGCGGTGACCGGCCTCGCGCTGGTGTTTGTGCTGCTGATGCTGTTCCTGCGTCCGGCGCTGGCGGTGTGGGTGACCATTGGTATTTTCACCGCTTTTATGGGCGCCTTCTGGCTGCTGCCAGTGACCGGGGTGACCCTGAATATGCTCTCGCTGTTCGCCTTCCTGATGATTCTCGGGATTGTGGTGGACGACGCGATCATCGTGGGGGAGGCGGTACATGCTGCCCATGACCGCGGGGAAACGGGACTGAAAGCGGCCGAAGCCGGGGTGAAGACCGTGTCCGCGCCGGTGATCTTTGCGGTGGTTTCCACCATGGTGTTCTTTATCCCCATGCTGTTCCTGCCCGGGGTAACCTCGCAGATGATGCTGGCGCTGCCGGTGGTGGTACTGCTGTGCCTGGCCTTTTCCCTGGTGGAGTCCCTGCTGATCCTGCCAGCGCACCTGGTCAACCTGAAACCGGAAAAGAAGGCGACTTCCGGAATCGGTATGAAACTGCAGTCCGTGCGCGGCAAGTTCGCCGCCGCCATGCAGCAGGCCGGCGACAAATACTATATGCCGCTACTGGAAAAATCCCTCGGCAACAGCCGCGCCACGGTGATGATCTTTTTTGTGGCGCTGGCTCTGTCGTTTGCGGTATTCAAGGGCGGTTATATCGGCTCCGCCTTCTCCCCGGAAGTACCCTCGGACATGCTGGAACTGAGAACCACCATGGCCCAGGGTGAATCGTTCGAGGAAGCCAAGCGGGTGCTGCAGAAGTTCGAGCGCGCCGGTGCGCAACTGGCCAAAGACCCGGAAATGCTTGCACTGAACGGTGACAAGCCGTTTGTGGAAAACACCATGGTGTTCCTGTGGCGCGGCAATGTCACCGTACTGCTGCAGCTCACCGATGGCGAACAGCGGGATGTCACCTCCGAACAGCTGGCACTGAAATGGCGCGAGTATGTGGGCGAACTGCCAGCCAGCGTGGAAGAAATGAAAATCCACCACACCATCAACGATGGTGGCGCGGGTATGTCGCTCAACCTGAGCACGGCCTCCGGCGATATGGACGAACTGCGCCGCGCGGCGGATGCGGTCAAAGAGGCGCTGAACAACTTTGCCGGTGTCTACGACGTGCGCGACAACCTGGTTGCCGCCCGCCAGGATATCGAAATCCAGTTAAAGCCTCACGCCACCAATATGGGGATCGGCCTCGCCGATGTAGCCAAGCAGGTGCGTCAGGGGTTCTACGGTGAAGAAGTCCAGCGCATCCCCCGCGGCCGTGAAGACGTGCGGGTGATGGTGCGTTATCCACAGGAAGAGCGCGCCAGCGAGGACCAGATCGACCGCATTCGCGTGCGCACCGCGGAAGGCGAAGTGCCCTTCAGTGCGGTGGCCGATGCGGTGTATGTGCCGGGTTACACCACCATACGCCGCAATGATCGCGAGCGCACGGTGCAGGTAACGGCGGAATTGATTCCGGGTTCGGCCCCGGCGTTCGAGATTCTTAAACAGCTGCGGGAAGAGAACCTGAAACAGTGGGAGGCGCGTTTCCCGGGCTTCAGCCTGAAGACCGCCGGTGAGATGCAGGAAGAGGCGGAGTTCGGCACGGCCATTCTGGCGTTCTTCATTCTGTCGCTGTTTGCGATCTACGCGCTGCTGGCGATTGCGTTCCGCTCCTACTCCCAGCCGCTGCTGATTCTGACAGCGGTGCCGTTCGGCTTCTTCGGCGCGATTCTGGGGCACCTGTTGATGGGCTATGACATCAGCATTATGTCGATGCTGGGCTTCCTGGCGGCGGCGGGTGTTGTGGTGAACGATAACCTGGTGTTGATGGACCGGATCAATCAGCTGCGGGCCCAGGGGCTGGCGGTGATGGATGCGGTGGTGCAGGCGGGACGCGATCGTTTCCGTCCGATCATCCTGACTTCGATCACGACGTTTATCGGTCTGGTGCCGATTATGTTCGAGCGCTCGATTCAGGCGCAGTTCCTGATTCCGATGGTGGTGAGCCTGGCGTTTGGTGTGCTTTGTGCGACCTTTGTTACGCTGATTCTGGTGCCGAATCTGTATAAGGTGATTGAGGTGCTACGGGTTAAGTTTAAAGGCGAAAAGGCTTCCGACGAGTTACCTGTTAGTTTCGAGAAAGCCTGATTGATGGTGCGTTGCTGGGCCCTGTTGGGGCCGGTGACGCAG includes these proteins:
- a CDS encoding efflux RND transporter periplasmic adaptor subunit; protein product: MADVVYANPGRQTLLVPSQGSVRARHEIEVVARVGGVIESVNDAFVPGGFFQQGDSLIQIEAADYRHALTRAESQVANAAATLAQEQGMAKQAKREWRDLGTKTANNLFLRKPQLAAAEAGLAAAKADRDQAKLNLERTAVKAPFAGRVVETLVDIGQYITPGTRLARIHSTGVAEVRLPLTDHQLSLLELPLGSAIENGPAVRVTASLAGKAREWRGQIVRTEAAIDPNSRFVYAVAQIQNPYAGEAPLINGLFVEAQIAGKTYDDISVLPRQALHEGGHILVLNEENQLGFRDMDLLQAVGEEVWLRGDLAPGEKVVVSSLGYSREGMVLTPNPLNEKPSGLLLGEQGDDDGADGASEQDDEPAAEAGSTTVSAQGAY
- a CDS encoding efflux RND transporter permease subunit, whose product is MQGIIGWFVRNSKAANLLMIMIIIGGLFGISHVGREVFPAINPGIVKVDISYPGAGPAEVEQQVTLRVEQAIAEVKGIKEINSWSARSHSTVRIEAQEGYDELRLLNDIKVQVDSISTFPSDIERPVIALEEWEQQMMMIAIGGPVSDRQLKQTALDLRDKLMLLPGVRRVDVWGDRADEVSIEVSEVNLRRYNLTFDDVATAVRRSSLDLPAGRVRSDRGDIQVQTRGQAYTQSDFERIPLLSRADGTQLLLGDVATVNDGFEEEGSIIRFNGESAMNLRVMQGEPLDVVATAEAIREFMKEARETLPPGMEFETWFDFSEAYESRMSMLFWNAVTGLALVFVLLMLFLRPALAVWVTIGIFTAFMGAFWLLPVTGVTLNMLSLFAFLMILGIVVDDAIIVGEAVHAAHDRGETGLKAAEAGVKTVSAPVIFAVVSTMVFFIPMLFLPGVTSQMMLALPVVVLLCLAFSLVESLLILPAHLVNLKPEKKATSGIGMKLQSVRGKFAAAMQQAGDKYYMPLLEKSLGNSRATVMIFFVALALSFAVFKGGYIGSAFSPEVPSDMLELRTTMAQGESFEEAKRVLQKFERAGAQLAKDPEMLALNGDKPFVENTMVFLWRGNVTVLLQLTDGEQRDVTSEQLALKWREYVGELPASVEEMKIHHTINDGGAGMSLNLSTASGDMDELRRAADAVKEALNNFAGVYDVRDNLVAARQDIEIQLKPHATNMGIGLADVAKQVRQGFYGEEVQRIPRGREDVRVMVRYPQEERASEDQIDRIRVRTAEGEVPFSAVADAVYVPGYTTIRRNDRERTVQVTAELIPGSAPAFEILKQLREENLKQWEARFPGFSLKTAGEMQEEAEFGTAILAFFILSLFAIYALLAIAFRSYSQPLLILTAVPFGFFGAILGHLLMGYDISIMSMLGFLAAAGVVVNDNLVLMDRINQLRAQGLAVMDAVVQAGRDRFRPIILTSITTFIGLVPIMFERSIQAQFLIPMVVSLAFGVLCATFVTLILVPNLYKVIEVLRVKFKGEKASDELPVSFEKA